From one Acidobacteriota bacterium genomic stretch:
- a CDS encoding 3-isopropylmalate dehydratase large subunit, translated as MGFTAVEKILARASGKPAVKAGDVVEPRVDLAMSHENAALVINQFKEIYEGTGLPAKPWDPSRIAIIFDHRVPAESAKTATNQKRVRAFVAEHGIAKFHDVRGDVGGICHQILPERGYVRPGMVVVGTDSHTTSHGALGAFAFGIGATEMASAWALGAALNIEVPATIRVAVSGSFQKHVGPKDLILHLIGVLTAQGANFRVLEFTGETIANLSTSGRLVLCNMSVEAGATAGIVPGDAETVRYLREEAGVTDPLDLVTSDADATYEKTIEVDVSKLEPLVACPHTVDNVKPVSAVAGKPVQQVVIGSCTNGRLDDLAEAAAIVRGKHVAAGTRMLVFPASGRIWAEALKLGYLSDFMAAGAVVMNAGCGPCLGVHEGALGDGETAISTTNRNFKGRMGNPGAEVYLSSPAVAAASALTGVITDPRKER; from the coding sequence GTGGGTTTCACCGCCGTCGAGAAGATCCTCGCCCGAGCCTCCGGAAAACCGGCCGTCAAGGCGGGCGACGTCGTCGAGCCGCGCGTCGACCTCGCGATGTCGCACGAGAACGCCGCGCTCGTCATCAACCAGTTCAAGGAGATCTACGAGGGCACGGGCCTTCCGGCGAAGCCCTGGGACCCCTCGCGGATCGCGATCATCTTCGACCACCGCGTCCCGGCCGAGTCGGCCAAGACCGCGACGAACCAGAAGAGGGTCCGCGCGTTCGTCGCCGAGCACGGGATCGCGAAGTTCCACGATGTCCGCGGCGACGTCGGCGGCATCTGCCACCAGATCCTCCCCGAGCGCGGCTACGTGCGGCCCGGGATGGTCGTCGTCGGGACGGACTCCCACACGACGAGCCACGGCGCGCTCGGCGCGTTCGCCTTCGGGATCGGGGCCACGGAGATGGCGAGCGCGTGGGCGCTCGGCGCCGCCCTGAACATCGAGGTCCCGGCGACGATCCGTGTCGCCGTCTCCGGCTCCTTCCAGAAGCACGTCGGCCCGAAGGACCTCATCCTCCACCTCATCGGGGTCCTCACGGCGCAGGGCGCGAACTTCCGCGTTCTCGAGTTCACGGGCGAGACGATCGCGAACCTTTCGACGTCGGGGCGGCTCGTCCTCTGCAACATGTCGGTCGAGGCGGGCGCGACGGCCGGCATCGTGCCGGGCGACGCCGAGACCGTGCGGTACCTGCGCGAAGAGGCCGGCGTCACCGATCCGCTCGATCTCGTCACGAGCGATGCGGACGCGACGTATGAGAAGACCATCGAGGTCGACGTCTCGAAGCTCGAACCCCTCGTCGCGTGCCCGCACACGGTCGACAACGTCAAGCCCGTGTCCGCGGTGGCCGGGAAGCCCGTGCAGCAGGTCGTGATCGGGTCGTGCACGAACGGCCGCCTGGACGACCTCGCCGAGGCCGCGGCGATCGTCCGGGGCAAACACGTGGCGGCCGGGACGCGCATGCTCGTTTTTCCCGCATCCGGGAGGATCTGGGCCGAGGCGCTGAAGCTCGGCTATCTTTCCGACTTCATGGCCGCGGGCGCCGTCGTCATGAACGCGGGCTGCGGCCCGTGCCTCGGCGTCCACGAAGGCGCGCTCGGCGACGGCGAGACGGCGATCTCGACGACGAACCGGAACTTCAAGGGACGGATGGGAAACCCGGGCGCGGAGGTCTACCTCTCGTCGCCCGCCGTCGCGGCGGCATCGGCCCTCACGGGCGTCATCACCGACCCGCGAAAGGAGCGCTGA
- a CDS encoding 3-isopropylmalate dehydratase codes for MARAKKAETTRVKKADTARVILSLGDDVSTDVIYPGRFMATVLPSETPALAFADHAAFQAAVKAKAIPKGAVIAGGENFGCGSSREQAASCLKGLDVVVVARSFARIFLQNAINLGLNVVVAPGFTADEGDEIAFERGGVENRTKRTAYDVVPLPFARQAIIDAGGLISFTRARLMAQVRLGG; via the coding sequence ATGGCCCGCGCGAAGAAGGCCGAAACCACCCGCGTCAAGAAGGCCGACACCGCCCGCGTGATCCTGAGCCTGGGCGACGACGTCTCGACCGACGTGATCTACCCGGGGCGCTTCATGGCGACCGTCCTCCCCTCGGAGACCCCGGCCCTCGCGTTCGCGGACCACGCCGCCTTCCAGGCGGCCGTTAAGGCGAAGGCGATCCCGAAGGGCGCCGTGATCGCCGGAGGGGAGAACTTCGGCTGCGGCTCGTCGCGCGAGCAGGCCGCGTCGTGCCTGAAGGGGCTCGACGTCGTCGTCGTCGCGCGGAGCTTCGCCCGCATCTTCCTGCAGAACGCGATCAACCTCGGCCTGAACGTCGTCGTGGCGCCCGGCTTCACGGCGGACGAGGGCGACGAGATCGCCTTCGAGCGCGGCGGGGTCGAAAACCGGACGAAGCGCACGGCCTACGACGTCGTGCCGCTCCCGTTCGCGCGGCAGGCGATCATCGACGCGGGCGGGCTGATTTCGTTCACGCGCGCGAGATTGATGGCGCAGGTCCGACTCGGGGGATAA
- a CDS encoding NAD-binding protein: MSSPPSRDPAPGPFLVCGMGHVGFRIVELLTRLGERVVVVTQETRSEWMRAASAAGATVVTGDARDPELLKAAGLMEARALLAVTDRDPINLEIALDARRLRPDLPVVARLFDQNLAQQLEATHGVRRALSVSALAAPAFAGAALGESVLASFASEGKLDVVLRGEDGALLVLEEHEARARLVSRRNPPRAEGRRPFSSGLARVWKSAPLGLRWVFAALIGLTALSVFVFSWGMDLSLVDAFYFVVTTVTTVGYGDITPLKASPALKLFGCLLMVLGSATLATLTSILTAFVVTERFERLLGRGRVPASGHVVVVGLGNVGSRTMAELARAGIATVAVDVDPAAAGARGDGAHAAVVTGDARRLAVLEEARVATARAVVAVTGDDAVNLGVALLARKLNPKIRTVVRLFDAGLAAKVQAGLDVDVAMGAARVAAPMFVAAALEEGVETAVVSGDALHVLRRSDAGLAWSRRPLAAPPT, from the coding sequence ATGAGCAGTCCGCCCTCCCGCGACCCGGCGCCCGGGCCCTTTCTCGTGTGCGGGATGGGGCACGTCGGGTTCCGGATCGTCGAGCTCCTGACCCGGCTCGGCGAGCGGGTGGTCGTCGTGACGCAGGAGACGCGCTCGGAATGGATGCGTGCGGCTTCCGCGGCCGGCGCGACGGTCGTGACGGGCGACGCGCGGGATCCGGAGCTCCTGAAGGCCGCGGGCCTCATGGAGGCGCGCGCGCTCCTCGCCGTCACGGACCGCGACCCCATAAACCTCGAGATCGCGCTCGACGCCCGGCGGCTCAGGCCGGACCTCCCGGTCGTGGCCCGCCTCTTCGACCAGAACCTTGCGCAGCAGCTCGAGGCAACGCACGGCGTCCGGCGCGCACTTTCGGTCTCCGCGCTCGCCGCGCCCGCGTTCGCCGGCGCCGCGCTCGGCGAGTCGGTCCTCGCGTCGTTCGCCTCGGAGGGGAAGCTGGACGTCGTGCTCCGGGGCGAGGACGGAGCGCTCCTCGTCCTCGAGGAACACGAGGCGCGCGCCCGGCTCGTCTCGCGGCGGAACCCGCCTCGGGCCGAGGGCCGCCGTCCCTTCTCTTCCGGCCTCGCCCGCGTCTGGAAGAGCGCGCCGCTCGGCCTCAGGTGGGTCTTCGCGGCTCTGATCGGCCTCACGGCGCTCTCCGTCTTCGTCTTCTCGTGGGGCATGGACCTGTCCCTCGTGGACGCGTTCTACTTCGTCGTCACGACCGTGACGACGGTCGGCTACGGAGACATCACGCCCCTAAAGGCGTCGCCCGCGCTCAAGCTCTTCGGCTGCCTCCTCATGGTGCTCGGGTCGGCGACGCTCGCGACGCTCACGTCCATTCTCACGGCCTTCGTCGTGACGGAGCGGTTCGAGCGCCTCCTTGGGCGTGGCCGCGTGCCTGCTTCCGGCCACGTCGTCGTCGTCGGCCTGGGAAACGTCGGATCGCGCACGATGGCCGAACTCGCGCGCGCGGGCATCGCGACGGTCGCCGTCGACGTGGACCCGGCGGCCGCGGGGGCGCGGGGAGACGGGGCGCACGCGGCCGTCGTGACGGGCGACGCGCGCCGGCTCGCGGTCCTCGAGGAAGCGCGGGTCGCGACGGCGCGCGCCGTCGTCGCGGTCACCGGCGACGACGCAGTCAACCTCGGCGTCGCGCTTCTCGCCCGGAAGCTCAACCCGAAGATCCGGACGGTCGTGCGCCTGTTCGACGCCGGCCTCGCCGCGAAGGTGCAGGCCGGGCTGGACGTGGACGTCGCGATGGGCGCGGCGCGCGTCGCCGCGCCGATGTTCGTGGCCGCGGCGCTCGAGGAGGGCGTCGAGACGGCCGTCGTCTCCGGCGACGCGCTGCACGTCCTGCGTCGGAGCGACGCCGGCCTCGCCTGGAGCCGGCGGCCGCTCGCGGCCCCCCCGACCTGA
- a CDS encoding CBS domain-containing protein codes for MVHVRIAGTRCGTRREEASMYVQDVMKKKVVTCREKDSLKKCADLMREWKIGMLPVVDVKHQLVGVVTDRDLVVRGIAEGRPLTAEAADIMTKRLVTCRDGDELWFAEERMAAERKSRIVVVDDARHVVGVISLSDIPMAEEGPRAGELLRQVARREATPRIEKH; via the coding sequence GTGGTTCACGTCCGGATCGCGGGGACCCGGTGCGGGACGCGCCGCGAGGAGGCGTCCATGTACGTCCAGGACGTGATGAAGAAGAAGGTCGTGACCTGCCGGGAGAAGGACTCCCTCAAGAAGTGCGCCGACCTCATGCGCGAGTGGAAGATCGGGATGCTCCCGGTCGTCGACGTGAAGCACCAGCTCGTCGGCGTCGTGACGGATCGCGACCTCGTCGTGCGCGGAATCGCGGAGGGCCGTCCGCTCACGGCCGAGGCAGCCGACATCATGACGAAGCGGCTCGTCACGTGCCGCGACGGGGACGAGCTCTGGTTCGCCGAGGAGCGGATGGCGGCCGAGCGCAAATCGCGCATCGTGGTCGTGGACGACGCCCGCCACGTCGTCGGCGTCATCAGCTTGTCGGACATTCCCATGGCCGAGGAAGGCCCTCGGGCCGGCGAGCTCCTCCGGCAGGTTGCCCGCCGCGAGGCGACCCCGCGGATCGAGAAGCACTGA
- a CDS encoding fatty acid desaturase — translation MSSQDSSPAPAAAPSTFVFAAGREPHAARAKEILKAHADIRKLAGRNPWSGVLIVALVAFQTALAGLLSGQPVWLILLVAWLVGAFASHALWVLIHDCAHNLVVKSGPWNKVFAMAANLPHLFPSAVSFQKYHLKHHAFQGVYELDADLPNRWEARLVGNSAFRKALWLLFFPFFQLSRPPRLKEISLFDGWVVVNIAVQVAYDAAVLFFLGPKALLFLGAAFFFSVGLHPLGARWIQEHYLVHGTNQETSSYYGFLNVPALNVGYHNEHHDFPWVPWHRLPLVRAAAPEAYDTLLWHRSWTKLLFRFLFDPGISLWSRVVRADRGGVPVALAESTVRVPAVPVEA, via the coding sequence ATGAGCAGCCAGGATTCCTCCCCGGCGCCTGCTGCGGCGCCCTCGACATTCGTCTTCGCGGCCGGCCGCGAGCCGCACGCGGCGCGCGCGAAGGAGATCCTCAAGGCCCACGCCGACATCCGGAAGCTCGCGGGGCGCAACCCGTGGAGCGGCGTCCTCATCGTCGCGCTCGTCGCCTTCCAGACGGCGCTCGCAGGTCTCCTCTCGGGACAGCCCGTCTGGCTCATTCTCCTCGTCGCCTGGCTCGTGGGCGCGTTCGCGAGCCACGCGCTCTGGGTCCTCATCCACGACTGCGCGCACAACCTCGTCGTGAAGAGCGGCCCGTGGAACAAGGTCTTCGCGATGGCCGCGAACCTGCCGCACCTGTTCCCGAGCGCCGTGTCGTTCCAGAAGTATCACTTGAAGCACCACGCCTTTCAGGGCGTCTACGAGCTGGACGCGGACCTTCCGAACCGCTGGGAGGCGCGCCTCGTCGGGAACTCCGCGTTCCGGAAGGCGCTCTGGCTCCTCTTCTTCCCGTTCTTCCAGCTCTCTCGCCCGCCGCGCCTGAAGGAGATCTCCCTCTTCGACGGCTGGGTCGTCGTGAACATCGCCGTCCAGGTCGCCTACGACGCGGCCGTCCTCTTCTTTCTCGGGCCGAAGGCGCTCCTCTTCCTCGGCGCGGCGTTCTTCTTCTCCGTGGGTCTCCACCCGCTGGGGGCCCGCTGGATCCAGGAGCATTACCTCGTCCACGGCACGAATCAGGAGACCTCGAGCTACTACGGCTTCCTGAACGTCCCGGCGCTCAACGTCGGGTACCACAACGAACACCACGACTTCCCGTGGGTGCCGTGGCATCGGCTGCCGCTCGTGCGGGCCGCCGCGCCCGAGGCGTACGACACGCTCCTCTGGCACCGCTCGTGGACGAAGCTCCTCTTCCGGTTCCTCTTCGACCCCGGCATCTCGCTCTGGTCGCGCGTCGTGAGGGCCGACCGCGGCGGCGTTCCAGTCGCCCTCGCGGAGTCGACGGTCCGCGTGCCGGCCGTGCCGGTAGAAGCCTGA
- a CDS encoding long-chain fatty acid--CoA ligase, which produces MPELLLARVDATPDAPAFLHPDGKAWKTLTWRDTLVRARELACGLLASGLKPGQCVAIASSTRVEWALADLAIGCAGGATATIYPSSSDEDTEFILRDSGAPVVFVENAALAKKVLSRRSALPELRHVVVFEAPETPVEGATSLGALTALGRTWDSAHAGGFDTALRAVKADDLAAVIYTSGTTGRPKGVELPHDCWVFEAASVETTQTIGYRDVQFLWLPLAHVFGKMCLTLGVQMGFPTAIDGRLDKIGDNMAAVEPTFVCAVPRVFQQARAKVIRKALAEGGAKAAIFKWALDVGLDVARRRQAGRAVGLLLDAKHHVADRLVFSKIRARFGKRLKFFFSGSVALPRGLTDFFAASGIAIAEGYGLTESTAMTFFNRPWANRFGTVGTVVPGMDVRIAEDGEVLLRGRGVMRGYRNLPEETAAVIDADGWFHTGDIGTLDADGYLSITDRKKDLVKTSSGKYVAPQRVEGRLTTETPLVAQAVFHGEGRNYGTALLALSEEEVRAWAAKNDLEDRAHEDLVKDERLLALLRRHVDKVNEGLAPHEAVRKFAVLPRELSVAAGELTPSMKVRRKVVEERYKDVLDALYVER; this is translated from the coding sequence ATCCCCGAGCTCCTTCTCGCCCGCGTCGACGCGACGCCGGACGCCCCTGCGTTCCTTCACCCCGACGGCAAGGCCTGGAAGACGCTCACGTGGCGCGACACCCTCGTCCGCGCGCGCGAGCTGGCCTGCGGCCTCCTCGCTTCGGGCCTGAAGCCCGGACAGTGCGTCGCGATCGCGTCGTCGACGCGCGTCGAGTGGGCGCTGGCGGACCTCGCGATCGGCTGCGCCGGCGGCGCGACGGCGACGATCTACCCCTCGTCCTCCGACGAGGATACGGAGTTCATCCTTCGGGACTCGGGGGCGCCGGTCGTGTTCGTCGAGAACGCGGCGCTCGCTAAGAAGGTGCTGAGCCGCCGCAGCGCGCTCCCCGAACTCCGGCACGTCGTCGTCTTCGAGGCGCCCGAAACGCCGGTGGAGGGCGCGACGTCGCTCGGGGCGCTCACGGCGCTCGGGCGCACGTGGGATTCCGCGCACGCCGGCGGCTTCGACACGGCCCTCCGCGCCGTCAAGGCGGACGACCTCGCCGCCGTGATCTACACGTCGGGCACCACGGGCCGGCCGAAGGGGGTCGAGCTGCCCCACGACTGCTGGGTCTTCGAGGCGGCGTCCGTGGAGACGACCCAGACGATCGGATACCGCGACGTGCAGTTCCTCTGGCTGCCGCTCGCGCACGTCTTCGGGAAGATGTGCCTGACGCTCGGCGTCCAGATGGGTTTCCCGACGGCGATCGACGGCCGGCTGGACAAGATCGGCGACAACATGGCCGCCGTCGAGCCGACGTTCGTGTGCGCGGTGCCGCGCGTCTTCCAGCAGGCGCGCGCGAAGGTCATCCGCAAGGCGCTGGCCGAGGGCGGCGCGAAGGCGGCGATCTTCAAGTGGGCGCTCGACGTCGGGCTGGACGTCGCGCGGCGGCGGCAGGCCGGGCGGGCGGTGGGGCTGCTCCTCGACGCGAAGCACCACGTCGCGGACCGCCTCGTGTTCTCGAAAATCCGCGCCCGCTTCGGCAAACGGCTCAAGTTCTTCTTCAGCGGCAGCGTCGCGCTGCCGCGGGGCCTCACGGACTTCTTCGCGGCGTCGGGCATCGCGATCGCCGAGGGCTACGGCCTGACGGAGTCGACCGCGATGACGTTCTTCAACCGGCCGTGGGCGAACCGCTTCGGCACGGTCGGGACGGTCGTGCCCGGCATGGACGTGAGGATCGCCGAGGACGGAGAGGTCCTGCTGCGCGGGCGCGGGGTCATGCGTGGCTACCGGAATCTCCCCGAGGAGACGGCCGCCGTGATCGACGCGGACGGCTGGTTCCACACGGGCGACATCGGGACGCTCGACGCGGACGGATACCTCTCGATCACCGACCGCAAGAAGGACCTCGTCAAGACGTCGAGCGGCAAGTACGTCGCGCCGCAGCGCGTCGAGGGGCGCCTCACGACGGAGACGCCGCTCGTCGCGCAGGCGGTCTTCCACGGCGAGGGGCGCAACTACGGGACCGCGCTTCTCGCGCTGTCGGAGGAGGAAGTCCGCGCCTGGGCAGCCAAGAACGACCTCGAGGATCGCGCGCACGAGGATCTCGTGAAAGACGAGCGTCTTCTCGCGCTCCTGCGCCGGCACGTCGACAAGGTGAACGAAGGCCTCGCGCCGCACGAGGCCGTGCGGAAGTTCGCCGTGCTGCCGCGCGAGCTGAGCGTCGCGGCCGGCGAGCTGACGCCGAGCATGAAGGTCCGCCGGAAGGTCGTCGAGGAGCGCTACAAGGACGTCCTCGACGCCCTGTACGTGGAGCGCTAA
- a CDS encoding isocitrate/isopropylmalate dehydrogenase family protein gives MSRYRIAWLPGDGVGVEVMDATRKVLDAVGLDAEYPHGDIGWDFWCSEGDAFPARTIELLRSVDAAMFGAITSKPSKAAAEELAPALRAQGLVYRSPIVRMRQLFDLYVCLRPCKGYAGNPLNYKEGLDLVIFRENTEDLYAGVEFSPVPPELSQTLAKLSPSFAPFKDLRPDDYAISCKINTRRGSERIVRAAFEFARTNKRRKVTVVHKANVVRASDGVFLEEARKVSKAFPEIEMDEANVDAICMWLLKNPKSYDVLVAPNLYGDVISDLCAQMVGGLGFGCSGNIGLKLGVFEPSHGSAPKYTGMNKVNPIATILAAKMMLDWLGEGAKGRAVEAAVAKVLADGKVRTYDMGGTATCSEMGEAVARALPKEA, from the coding sequence ATGTCTCGTTACCGGATCGCGTGGCTGCCCGGGGACGGCGTGGGCGTGGAAGTGATGGATGCGACGCGCAAGGTCCTGGATGCCGTTGGCCTCGACGCCGAGTACCCGCACGGCGACATCGGGTGGGATTTCTGGTGCTCGGAAGGGGATGCGTTCCCCGCCCGCACGATCGAGCTGCTCAGGAGCGTCGACGCCGCGATGTTCGGCGCGATCACGTCCAAGCCGTCGAAGGCCGCCGCCGAGGAGCTGGCGCCCGCCCTGAGGGCCCAGGGGCTCGTCTACCGCTCGCCGATCGTCCGGATGCGGCAGCTCTTCGACCTCTACGTGTGCCTCCGGCCCTGCAAGGGTTACGCGGGCAACCCGCTCAACTACAAGGAAGGCCTCGACCTCGTCATCTTCCGGGAGAACACCGAGGATCTTTACGCGGGCGTCGAGTTCTCGCCGGTGCCGCCGGAGCTGTCGCAGACGCTCGCGAAGCTGTCGCCGTCCTTTGCGCCCTTCAAGGACCTCCGGCCGGACGACTACGCGATCTCGTGCAAGATCAATACGCGCAGGGGGTCCGAGCGCATCGTGCGCGCCGCGTTCGAGTTTGCCCGGACCAACAAGCGCAGGAAGGTGACGGTCGTCCACAAGGCGAACGTCGTCCGCGCGTCGGACGGCGTCTTCCTCGAGGAAGCGCGAAAGGTCTCGAAGGCGTTTCCCGAGATCGAGATGGACGAGGCGAACGTGGACGCTATCTGCATGTGGCTCCTGAAGAACCCGAAGAGCTACGACGTCCTCGTCGCGCCGAACCTCTACGGCGACGTCATCTCCGACCTCTGCGCCCAGATGGTCGGCGGCCTCGGCTTCGGCTGCTCGGGGAACATCGGCCTGAAGCTCGGCGTGTTCGAGCCGTCTCACGGCTCGGCGCCGAAGTACACGGGAATGAACAAGGTCAACCCGATCGCGACGATCCTCGCCGCCAAGATGATGCTGGACTGGCTCGGAGAGGGCGCTAAGGGCCGCGCCGTCGAGGCGGCGGTCGCGAAGGTCCTTGCGGACGGCAAGGTCCGGACGTACGACATGGGTGGCACGGCTACCTGCTCCGAGATGGGCGAGGCCGTCGCCCGCGCGCTGCCGAAGGAGGCCTGA
- a CDS encoding oligopeptide transporter, OPT family translates to MDAPDSKSLPENAYEPLKPGETYAPVVPATQAPPETTWRSVLWGLFFCVVFTVASAYSGLKVGQVMEAAIPISILAIGLARVYTRRSHLLENVIVTTIGGVAGGIVAGAIFTLPALYTLKLNPHPAQTIFICLAGGCLGILFIIPLRRYFVKEMHGQFPFPEATAITEVLVTGEKGGAQAKLLIQATVISGIYDFFVTTFQVWKEYVDFQFLPFMKDAADKAKVIVKFDAVAFILGLGYVMGLRASMILVAGGVLANFVLVPLIWMLGRHIPEAVYPALKPIAQMSAEQIYRGYVRYIGVGAIATAGIFGILKSLKIVAGSFGIAAKAFRAGTGVSSERTDRDISLIAILLGTVLSAVAVGAFFGTLGSTLTAVLIALALALGFSFFFASVAANAIATIARNPVSGMTMLTIIISSVILLKFGVSGTTGMFFVMALAGMVCTALSVSGQMITDLKTGYWLGSTPAAQQRVKFIGVLASAIAVGLTIFLLAKVYQFGEVAPGDAREVLAAPQASIMKVLVETFMNRQPIAWFLFGTGAAIAVAMEMLRVPALIFALGMYLPLELNSPALVGGMISHFVIRKSEKAGGAAGRTMRERAIIIASGLMAGGALGGVFGAALRLFGWYREDLVRTPFYGNDAVSQGVSIAFFVGLCLYLWIDSTRKVKES, encoded by the coding sequence ATGGACGCACCCGACTCGAAGTCGCTGCCCGAGAACGCCTACGAGCCGCTCAAGCCCGGCGAGACGTACGCCCCGGTCGTGCCGGCGACGCAGGCGCCGCCCGAGACGACGTGGCGCTCCGTCCTCTGGGGCCTGTTCTTCTGCGTCGTCTTCACAGTCGCCTCGGCGTACTCGGGCCTCAAGGTCGGCCAGGTGATGGAAGCCGCGATCCCGATCTCGATCCTCGCGATCGGCCTCGCGCGCGTCTACACGCGCCGCTCGCACCTCCTCGAGAACGTCATCGTCACGACGATCGGCGGCGTCGCGGGCGGCATCGTCGCCGGCGCGATCTTCACGCTCCCCGCGCTCTACACGCTCAAGCTCAACCCTCACCCCGCCCAGACGATCTTCATCTGCCTCGCGGGCGGGTGCCTCGGGATCCTCTTCATCATCCCCCTGCGCCGCTACTTCGTGAAGGAGATGCACGGGCAGTTCCCGTTCCCGGAGGCCACCGCGATCACGGAGGTCCTCGTCACGGGCGAGAAAGGCGGCGCGCAGGCGAAGCTCCTGATCCAGGCCACGGTCATCTCCGGCATCTACGACTTCTTCGTCACGACGTTCCAGGTCTGGAAAGAGTACGTCGACTTCCAGTTCCTCCCGTTCATGAAGGACGCCGCGGACAAGGCGAAGGTGATCGTGAAGTTCGACGCCGTCGCCTTCATCCTCGGCCTCGGCTACGTCATGGGCCTGCGCGCGTCGATGATCCTCGTCGCCGGGGGCGTCCTCGCGAACTTCGTCCTCGTGCCGCTCATCTGGATGCTCGGGCGGCACATCCCCGAAGCCGTCTACCCCGCCCTGAAGCCGATCGCCCAGATGTCCGCCGAGCAGATCTACCGTGGCTACGTCCGGTACATCGGCGTCGGAGCGATCGCGACGGCCGGGATCTTCGGGATCCTGAAGTCGCTGAAGATCGTGGCGGGTTCGTTCGGAATCGCGGCGAAGGCGTTCCGGGCGGGGACCGGCGTCTCGTCGGAGCGGACGGATCGCGACATTTCGCTGATCGCGATCCTCCTCGGAACGGTCCTGTCGGCCGTCGCCGTCGGGGCCTTCTTCGGGACGCTCGGCTCGACGCTCACCGCGGTCCTGATCGCGCTCGCCCTCGCGCTCGGCTTCTCGTTCTTCTTCGCGTCGGTCGCCGCAAACGCGATCGCGACGATCGCGCGCAACCCCGTGTCCGGGATGACGATGCTCACGATCATCATCTCGTCGGTCATCCTCCTGAAGTTCGGCGTCTCCGGGACGACGGGCATGTTCTTCGTCATGGCGCTCGCCGGGATGGTCTGCACGGCGCTCTCGGTCTCCGGCCAGATGATCACGGACCTCAAGACCGGCTACTGGCTGGGCTCGACGCCGGCTGCCCAGCAACGTGTCAAGTTCATCGGCGTCCTCGCGTCGGCGATCGCGGTGGGACTCACGATCTTCCTTCTCGCGAAGGTCTACCAGTTCGGCGAGGTGGCTCCCGGGGACGCGCGCGAGGTCCTCGCCGCGCCGCAGGCCTCGATCATGAAGGTGCTCGTCGAGACGTTCATGAACCGGCAGCCCATCGCGTGGTTCCTGTTCGGGACGGGCGCCGCGATCGCGGTCGCCATGGAGATGCTGCGGGTTCCCGCGCTCATCTTCGCGCTCGGGATGTACCTGCCGCTGGAGCTGAACTCACCCGCTCTCGTGGGCGGAATGATCTCGCACTTCGTGATCCGCAAATCCGAGAAGGCGGGCGGCGCGGCGGGCCGCACGATGCGCGAGCGGGCAATCATCATCGCGTCGGGCCTCATGGCGGGCGGCGCGCTCGGCGGCGTCTTCGGCGCCGCGCTGCGCCTCTTCGGGTGGTACCGCGAGGATCTCGTCAGGACGCCCTTCTACGGGAACGACGCCGTCTCGCAGGGGGTCTCGATCGCCTTCTTTGTCGGCCTCTGCCTCTATCTCTGGATCGACTCGACTCGAAAGGTCAAGGAGAGCTGA